A section of the Oscarella lobularis chromosome 15, ooOscLobu1.1, whole genome shotgun sequence genome encodes:
- the LOC136196056 gene encoding uncharacterized protein, whose product MARWSSSRFLLLLAILFDATSCQISQSRVDFDAEPTDFYPTIGQNVSLRCEIASAKTITWISNAVAVKSTESPLFVRKFDESYEGDYFCVANFENGERIRSKSAKLRTRVILEGPKIAARSDSYHPSETITAWTIASGLSNQFRVEWILRCRSFQCRVAMDDGCRDVATHQSQLNSSATYATLRIRRNESNFLINKCESLEVHIRARVDPSSAFVASTPSFHYRVPNPGALNPVLQLAPIDTSVELGQSATLYCVANEADGVYEYAWDRDGVRLPLSGVEAKWSLVQDGILRIDNVSRADAGVYRCNVSGRHEWTHSARLSVYEKPRVEVRVNVVSRALLSVSCRLLRGGAVPGSVSILFNGATQKVVSTTTDEEVEAELLLTTSGIVQCLVENRYGSSQDALNVTMETVVPDNDPSPSSQTNSTPMTSLDVLAEKTTFPPTLRIGEVENSSNKMTPIVVGSIVSVAVLIIVIVIIILLLNRRKQSKETQIVVKVNPFAGEKNKDGANNQTGTGGSRSNDYGSFQRVAIDDPDADDLPYAKIEMMPLPRENDVDDGASEASSAYAVVGNVYPAATKAKKSPPIPKPYRSKPPIPSPYTPKGEKTKNCGLKLEHYVVGDDAYAMLQKSPSQADDSDKVIINNYIGFYF is encoded by the exons aTGGCACGCtggtcgtcgtctcgctttctCCTACTCCTCGCGATTcttttcgacgcgacgtcgtgccAAATTAGTCAATCGCGAGTCGATTTTGACGCGGAACCGACCGATTTCTATCCAACAATCGGTCAAAACGTCTCCCTACGATGCGAAATCGCCTCGGCGAAAACGATCACGTGGAtctcgaacgccgtcgccgtcaaatcgacCGAATCGCCGCTTTTCGTacgaaaattcgacgaatcgtaCGAAGGCGACTACTTCTGCGTGGCCAATTTCGAAAACGGAGAACGCATTCGAAGCAAAAGCGCAAAACTACGAA CGCGAGTCATTCTCGAGGGCCCCAAAATCGCAGCGCGCTCCGACTCGTACCACCCGTCCGAGACGATCACCGCGTGGACAATCGCGTCAGGATTATCGAATCAATTTCGAGTCGAATGGATCCTTCGATGTCGATCCTTCCAGTGTCGCGTTGCCATGGACGACGGCTGCCGCGACGTCGCAACGCATCAATCCCAACTGAATTCATCCGCGACGTACGCGACGCtgagaattcgacgaaacgagtcgaattTTTTGATAAATAAGTGCGAAAGCTTGGAAGTGCACATCCGCGCTCGCGTGGATCCCAGCAGCGCGTTCGTAGCCTCGACGCCCTCGTTTCATTACAGAG TTCCCAACCCCGGTGCGCTCAACCCGGTCCTTCAACTCGCTCCTATCGACACTTCCGTGGAGCTAGGACAGTCGGCGACGCTCTACTGCGTCGCCAACGAAGCGGACGGCGTCTACGAGTACGCGTGGgatcgcgacggcgttcgcCTTCCTCTGAGCGGCGTCGAAGCGAAGTGGAGTCTCGTACAGGACGGAATATTGAGAATCGATAACGTGAGTCGCGCAGACGCCGGTGTTTACCGGTGCAACGTTAGCGGAAGGCACGAGTGGACTCATAGCGCTCGTCTCTCAGTTTACG aaaaACCTCGTGTTGAAGTTCGAGTGAACGTCGTATCTCGCGCTCTTCTTTCCGTTTCGTGTCGCCTCCTCCGTGGCGGAGCCGTTCccggaagcgtttcgattcTTTTCAACGGGGCGACACAAAAGGTCGTTTCCACGACGACGgatgaagaagtcgaagcgGAATTGCTTCTAACGACGTCAGGAATCGTTCAGTGTCTCGTCGAGAATCGATACGGAAGTAGTCAAGATGCTTTGAATGTTACCATGGAAACAGTCGTCCCTGACAACGACCCGAGCCCGAGTTCGCAAACCAATTCAACTCCGATGACGTCTTTGGATGTTTTAGCGGAAAAAACGACTTTTCCGCCGACGCTACGTATAGGCGaag TCGAAAACTCCTCCAATAAAATGAccccaatcgtcgtcggatccaTCGTCTCAGTGGCAGTCCTCATCATAGTCATAGTCATCATAATTCTCCTTCTaaaccgacgaaaac AATCTAAAGAGACTCAAATAGTCGTCAAAGTGAATCCGTTTGCCGGCGAAAAGAACAAAGACGGTGCCAATAATCAAACGGGTACGGGAGGCAGTCGATCGAACGACTACGGCTCGTTCCAGCGCGTCGCCATCGACGACCCGGACGCCGACGATCTCCCGTacgcgaaaatcgaaatgATGCCTTTGCCGcgtgaaaacgacgtcgatgacggcgCGTCGGAAGCGAGCTCCGCCTATGCCGTCGTCGGAAACGTTTatccggcggcgacgaaggccAAGAAATCGCCGCCTATTCCGAAGCCTTATAGAAGCAAGCCACCCATTCCGAGTCCGTATACGCCAAAGGGAGAAAAGACTAAG AATTGTGGCTTGAAATTGGAGCACTACGTCGTGGGAGACGACGCTTACGCGATGCTACAGAAATCGCCTAGTCAAGCTGACGACAGCGATAaagtaataataaataattatataggattttatttttga
- the LOC136196065 gene encoding fibroblast growth factor receptor 3-like — protein MDWNLGLKGPSVPCCSQSADTSCVYTELQRRSKENALLINSTALIANWQTFACKGGNLEWEVHIVVKGVPVDLLAFNLDGNLRDVVYAYNQSSPFPRSLNVSCDVGVRNFGVNERIRVRWTAEKSSDESYIDVVEEGAHHQTLTIHLERFSRPSNATFICLAHKDDNSPSTIMRRVRILIDEWKTEEPTFSPSPNGNETDETDETDETATTNIIPPKSDNVTVIIIIATTILGVLAVIVVVVALLLKSKKCVCCHRRRAGRIAHRDFGLLDSVALINRPEITVGREVGRGYFGVVFEGRIRNKKGVRIAIKMPKDAQTNVYMINEINLNSVIGEHDHIASIIGACKREKVIWAIMPFACSGSFRSYLRLRRVEFNSRLSSLRYLEKMDKALLSEVELLSFALQIAKGMAFLASKKCVHRDLACRNVLVFENDVLKVSDFGLAKEVDYYEKAKRKSKCVMPLKWTAPEALIDKLYSEESDVWSFGVLCWEIATLGGTPYPGVPMERLYTLLLTGYRMPRPRGCTPFAYDLMCLCWNIKPSERPKFEKLVHTIDDQISTV, from the exons ATGGATTGGAACTTAGGCCTAAAAGGGCCTTCCGTTCCGTGTTGCAGCCAGTCCGCCGATACGTCGTGCGTTTATACCGAGCTTCAGAGACGTTCTAAAGAGAACgcccttttaattaattccacCGCTTTGATTGCAAATTGGCAAACGTTCGCATGCAAGGGCGGCAATTTGGAGTGGGAGGTGCACATCGTCGTCAAGG GTGTTCCCGTCGATTTGCTCGCGTTTAACCTTGACGGAAATCTTCGAGACGTAGTGTACGCCTACAATCAGTCTAGTCCGTTTCCGCGTTCGTTAAATGTCTCTTGCGATGTGGGAGTGAGAAATTTCGGCGTGAACGAACGAATTCGAGTGCGCTGGACGGCGGAAAAGTCCTCCGACGAATCCTATATAGATGTCGTGGAGGAAGGAGCGCATCATCAAACGCTGACTATTCATTTGGAGCGTTTTTCCAGACCGTCCAACGCGACGTTCATTTGTCTCGCACACAAAGACGacaattcgccgtcgacgataaTGCGACGCGTCAGAATTCTAATAG ACGAGTGGAAAACGGAAGAGCCAACGTTTAGCCCGAGTCCTAACGGAAATGAGACGGATGAGACGGATGAGACGGATGAGACGGCTACTACGAACATTATTCCTCCTAAGAGCGACAACGTAAccgttattattattatagcAACGACGATTCTGGGAGTTCTTGCTGTAATTGTTGTGGTGGTTGCTTTGCTGCTCAAGTCAAAGAAGTGCGTTTgttgtcatcgtcgtcgagccggAAGAATCGCGCATAGAGATTTCGGTCTTTTGGATTCTGTTGCGTTGATAAATCGACCTGAAATTACAGTGGGACGCGAAGTTG GTAGAGGATACTTTGGGGTCGTGTTCGAGGGAAGAATTAGGAACAAGAAAGGAGTGAGGATAGCAATAAAAATGCCCAAAG ACGCTCAAACGAATGTTTATATGATCAACGAAATAAACCTCAATAGCGTGATAGGAGAGCACGATCACATCGCTTCAATTATAGGCGCGTGCAAGAGAGAAA AAGTCATTTGGGCGATTATGCCCTTTGCCTGCAGCGGCAGTTTTCGATCTTATCTGCGTTTGAGACGAGTCGAATTTAATTCCAGGCTTTCCTCGCTGCGCTATCTTGAAAAAATGGACAAGGCTCTTCTGTCTGAAGTCGAATTGCTTAGCTTTGCGTTACAAATAGCGAAAGGCATGGCGTTTCTCGCCTCCAAAAAG TGCGTACATCGCGATTTGGCCTGTCGAAAtgttctcgttttcgaaaacgacgtgcTTAAAGTCAGCGATTTCGGTTTGGCAAAGGAGGTCGACTATTACGAAAaagcaaagcgaaaaagcaaa TGCGTCATGCCTTTAAAATGGACCGCTCCTGAAGCACTAATAGACAAACTTTATTCTGAAGAAAGTGACGT GTGGTCATTTGGAGTGCTGTGTTGGGAAATAGCAACGCTAG GTGGTACGCCGTATCCTGGCGTTCCAATGGAGAGATTGTACACCCTTCTCCTTACCGGATATCGGATGCCAAGACCTCGTGGCTGCACTCCTTTTGC ATACGATCTCATGTGTTTGTGCTGGAATATAAAGCCGAGCGAACGTCCAAAGTTTGAGAAGCTTGTGCACACCATTGATGATCAA ATTAGCACAGTGTAA
- the LOC136196075 gene encoding uncharacterized protein isoform X1 yields MASREAECEIYDTASDETATTSSRNELTTNPLYESLLTKPRRTLADHSTEKGSGKKTTSRYGSLVTVIALCFFLSITACAFAIASFVWNTNDIVKNSAQMATLPNELRGQLRKINITVQTKLKLTEQKSESEMLKLKEAEQIDETELKETREKLKDLEQRLEFLQRQQNLTELEIHSLSKRPLAIVPISPRSGCVHSIKNKSFILQDGMKYCNGSLVVPVAGVYYVFAQVTLQGWPSFSRCLLQVFVNDTVTNQASFWSRLFYATTWTTAHTGFLINLSGNDYLTIKIKGSSACQNQRVWTLQEAYFGGFLV; encoded by the exons ATGGCTTCTCGCGAAGCGGAATGCGAAATCTATGACACCGCCTCGGACGAAACAGCGACAACTTCGTCTAGAAATGAACTGACAACTAATCCACTGTACGAGAGTCTTCTGACAAAGCCAAGAAGAACGCTCGCGGATCATTCCACGGAAAAGGGTTCCggcaaaaagacgacgtctaGATACGGCTCATTGGTTACTGTGATTGCGCTctgcttttttctctctattaCCGCCTGCGCATTTGCTATTGCCTCCTTTGTCTGGAACACAAATGACATAGTTAAAAATTCCGCG CAGATGGCTACTCTCCCAAATGAGCTGCGAGGTCAACTACGTAAGATAAATATTACAGTTCAGACAAAGCTCAAACTCACCGAGCAAaagagcgaaagcgaaatgCTGAAACTGAAAGAG GCTGAGCAAATTGATGAAACAGAACTCAAAGAGACTCGAGAAAAACTGAAA GACTTGGAACAACGCTTAGAGTTTCTGCAAAGACAGCAAAATTTAACAGAATTAGAAATTCATTCTTTATCAAAAAGACCACTAGCCATCGTGCCCATCAGCCCAAGaa GTGGCTGTGTCCATTCAATCAAAAACAAGTCATTTATTCTCCAAGATGGAATGAAGTACTGCAACGGATCGCTTGTAGTGCCCGTTGCTGGAGTCTACTACGTCTTTGCTCAAGTGACGCTGCAAGGATGGCCGAGTTTTTCTCGATGTTTACTTCAAGTGTTCGTCAATGATACTGTGACAAACCAAGCGTCTTTTTGGAGCCGTTTATTCTACGCAACAACCTGGACAACTGCTCATACTGGCTTTCTAATAAATTTGTCGGGCAATGACTATTTGACTATTAAAATAAAAGGGTCAAGTGCCtgtcaaaatcaaagagtGTGGACACTTCAAGAAGCGTACTTTGGAGGATTTCTAGTTTAG
- the LOC136196075 gene encoding uncharacterized protein isoform X2, with amino-acid sequence MASREAECEIYDTASDETATTSSRNELTTNPLYESLLTKPRRTLADHSTEKGSGKKTTSRYGSLVTVIALCFFLSITACAFAIASFVWNTNDIVKNSAMATLPNELRGQLRKINITVQTKLKLTEQKSESEMLKLKEAEQIDETELKETREKLKDLEQRLEFLQRQQNLTELEIHSLSKRPLAIVPISPRSGCVHSIKNKSFILQDGMKYCNGSLVVPVAGVYYVFAQVTLQGWPSFSRCLLQVFVNDTVTNQASFWSRLFYATTWTTAHTGFLINLSGNDYLTIKIKGSSACQNQRVWTLQEAYFGGFLV; translated from the exons ATGGCTTCTCGCGAAGCGGAATGCGAAATCTATGACACCGCCTCGGACGAAACAGCGACAACTTCGTCTAGAAATGAACTGACAACTAATCCACTGTACGAGAGTCTTCTGACAAAGCCAAGAAGAACGCTCGCGGATCATTCCACGGAAAAGGGTTCCggcaaaaagacgacgtctaGATACGGCTCATTGGTTACTGTGATTGCGCTctgcttttttctctctattaCCGCCTGCGCATTTGCTATTGCCTCCTTTGTCTGGAACACAAATGACATAGTTAAAAATTCCGCG ATGGCTACTCTCCCAAATGAGCTGCGAGGTCAACTACGTAAGATAAATATTACAGTTCAGACAAAGCTCAAACTCACCGAGCAAaagagcgaaagcgaaatgCTGAAACTGAAAGAG GCTGAGCAAATTGATGAAACAGAACTCAAAGAGACTCGAGAAAAACTGAAA GACTTGGAACAACGCTTAGAGTTTCTGCAAAGACAGCAAAATTTAACAGAATTAGAAATTCATTCTTTATCAAAAAGACCACTAGCCATCGTGCCCATCAGCCCAAGaa GTGGCTGTGTCCATTCAATCAAAAACAAGTCATTTATTCTCCAAGATGGAATGAAGTACTGCAACGGATCGCTTGTAGTGCCCGTTGCTGGAGTCTACTACGTCTTTGCTCAAGTGACGCTGCAAGGATGGCCGAGTTTTTCTCGATGTTTACTTCAAGTGTTCGTCAATGATACTGTGACAAACCAAGCGTCTTTTTGGAGCCGTTTATTCTACGCAACAACCTGGACAACTGCTCATACTGGCTTTCTAATAAATTTGTCGGGCAATGACTATTTGACTATTAAAATAAAAGGGTCAAGTGCCtgtcaaaatcaaagagtGTGGACACTTCAAGAAGCGTACTTTGGAGGATTTCTAGTTTAG
- the LOC136196058 gene encoding phosphatidylinositol 4-phosphate 5-kinase type-1 alpha-like, whose product MASSTSDARPAVVAFTPTKGDNSSFPDGGTLSRSTATATRPETPGRGKNEKKIGHLRVDDQGMTTYKKKPSNELMAAIQLGIHHTVGRITPQPKRDLLMVDFSVVETLDFPSSGGQSTPAHNFSDFKFKAYAPLAFKHFREAFGIKAEDFLVSLSDKPLRELSNPGASGSLFYLSHDDQFILKTVQHKEADFLQKLLPGYYMNLVQNKRTLLPKFFGLYCYQSAGKNIRIVAMNNLLPSEVVYHQKFDLKGSTYKRKAGKHERAKTLPTYKDLDFRDMNPEGFELEPDKYQAVVETLKKDCLVLESFKIMDYSMLLVIHNADQAARDKLSKSKELSNSSQLVFAESREGSPTKDVSASSPIASRMRRRTPRPSFSIIEDESAFEPIESAGGVGSPTTDNAFVESDFYSNNSIPAKLTKPGGQQQDQVFVFVGIIDILQSYRFKKKLEHSFKALVHDGETVSVCKPRFYSRRFQEFMTSFVFRPKPHKRKTSQIRRRLGTRTNLDATTPIGEGPPPIGAASPPPRSPLKTKEMTPIAAAMETTEEEEENPVFGEYDVATAVAVETTDVDIDIDDSGITVIV is encoded by the exons ATGGCATCAAGCACGAGCGACGCTCGCCCCGCCGTTGTCG CATTTACGCCCACAAAAGGCGACAACTCGAGCTTTCCAGATGGCGGCACTCTTTCGCgatcgacagcgacggcCACGCGACCCGAAACACCG GGTAGGggaaagaacgagaagaagataGGGCATCTGCGCGTGGACGATCAAGGAATGACGACGTATAAGAAA AAACCTTCCAACGAGTTAATGGCTGCAATTCAGCTGGGAATTCATCATACG GTGGGACGAATCACTCCGCAACCGAAACGAGATCTTCTCATGGTcgacttttccgtcgtcgaaacgctcgATTTTCCCAG TTCGGGCGGCCAGAGCACGCCCGCGCACAATTTCTCCgatttcaaattcaaagcaTACGCCCCTTTGGCCTTCAA ACACTTCAGAGAAGCGTTTGGAATCAAAGCAGAAGACTTCTTG GTTTCCCTCAGTGATAAACCCCTTCGCGAACTGTCCAATCCCGGCGCTAGCGGCTCGCTCTTTTATCTCTCGCACGACGATCAATTTATTCTCAAAACGGTGCAGCACAAGGAAGCCGATTTTCTGCAGAAACTACTTCCGGGTTATTACATG AATTTGGTGCAAAATAAACGAACTCTACTTCCGAAATTTTTCGGGCTCTACTGCTATCAG TCTGCCGGGAAAAATATTCGCATCGTCGCCATGAATAATCTTCTGCCTTCGGAAGTCGTCTATCATCAGAAATTCGATCTCAAAGGCTCAACGTATAAGCGTAAGGCGGGAAAACACGAACGAGCGAAGACACTGCCCACGTACAAGGACTTGGACTTCCGGGACATGAATCCAGAG GGCTTCGAATTGGAGCCGGACAAGTATcaagccgtcgtcgaaacgctgaAAAAAGACTGTTTG GTACTAGAGAGCTTTAAAATCATGGACTACAGTATGCTACTCGTCATTCACAACGCCGATCAGGCAGCCCGCGATAAATTATCTAAATCCAAAGAACTG AGCAACAGTTCCCaactcgttttcgccgaAAGTCGCGAGGGTAGTCCGACGAAAGACGTGAGCGCGAGCAGTCCGATAGCGAGTCGAATGCGTCGTCGCACGCCACGCCCCTCTTTTTCCATaatcgaagacgaatcgGCGTTCGAGCCGATCGAAAgcgccggcggcgtcggATCGCCGACGACCGACAACGCGTTCGTCGAAAG CGATTTTTATTCGAATAATTCGATACCCGCGAAATTGACGAAACCCGGCGGTCAGCAACAGGATCAGGtgttcgttttcgtcggtaTTATTGATATACTGCAAAGCTATCGCTTCAAAAAGAAGCTAGAGCACTCGTTCAAAGCTCTAGTTCATGATGGG GAGACAGTGTCCGTTTGCAAGCCGAGATTctattcgcgtcgttttcaagaatttatgacgtcatttgtttttagac cgaaaCCCCATAAACGCAAAACGTcgcaaattcgacgtcgattgggAACGCGTACGAACTtggacgcgacgacgccgatcggCGAAGGTCCTCCGCCGATCGGCGCGgcctcgccgccgccccgATCGCCtctaaaaacgaaagaaatgACCCCgatcgcggcggcgatggaaacgacggaagaggaggaagaaaatcCCGTTTTTGGCGAATACGACGTCGCCACCgcagtcgccgtcgaaacgacggacGTTGATATTGATATTGACGATAGTGGCATCACTGTAATAGTCTAA